Proteins from a genomic interval of Spiroplasma diminutum CUAS-1:
- a CDS encoding fructose-bisphosphatase class II family protein — MNRDIVLLRTVEVAAIASYKYIGKKDKDLVDKAAVEAFEVMLKNEKGFKLKVVNGEGELDQAPMLFVGQILGDLEDPSVMTYDVSVDPIEGTHPAAYNFAGSISTIAFSRENTMLQLPEMYMEKLFVSTELKESINLNKGIIESIKMMQLTANRRDLKCIILDKPRHKDIIKEMNDMGIIVRLIQDGDVLAAIDVVNGDADFVYGIGGAPEGSLMAALAISAGCKMQSKLVRYEQIWPNEQETEVRKNKEKAWLDKYNLDFDSILEDLDLVNDHRARFFAAGLTAGGSLKPVDYKNGKFYVNAFMSSHGIVRNFNSVYDVKKVNDLKPEIKFLFDKYKR; from the coding sequence ATGAATAGAGATATTGTATTACTTAGAACTGTTGAAGTTGCAGCAATTGCTTCATACAAATATATTGGTAAAAAAGATAAAGATTTAGTAGATAAAGCAGCTGTTGAAGCTTTTGAAGTAATGTTAAAAAATGAAAAGGGTTTCAAATTAAAAGTAGTAAATGGGGAAGGCGAACTTGATCAAGCTCCAATGCTTTTTGTTGGACAAATACTTGGAGATTTAGAAGACCCAAGTGTTATGACCTATGATGTTAGTGTTGACCCTATTGAAGGGACTCACCCTGCAGCATATAATTTTGCTGGAAGTATTTCAACTATTGCATTTTCAAGAGAAAATACAATGTTGCAGCTTCCAGAAATGTATATGGAGAAATTATTTGTTAGCACTGAATTAAAAGAAAGTATTAATTTAAATAAAGGAATAATTGAATCAATTAAAATGATGCAATTAACTGCAAATAGAAGAGATTTAAAATGTATTATTTTAGATAAACCACGTCATAAAGATATAATTAAAGAAATGAATGATATGGGAATTATTGTAAGACTTATTCAAGATGGAGATGTTTTAGCAGCAATTGATGTGGTAAATGGCGATGCAGATTTTGTTTATGGAATTGGTGGAGCTCCAGAGGGTTCACTTATGGCAGCACTTGCAATTTCAGCAGGATGTAAAATGCAATCAAAACTTGTAAGATATGAACAAATTTGACCAAATGAACAAGAAACAGAAGTTAGAAAAAATAAAGAGAAAGCATGATTGGATAAATACAATTTAGATTTTGATTCTATTTTAGAAGATTTGGACTTAGTAAATGATCATAGAGCAAGATTTTTTGCAGCGGGATTAACAGCTGGAGGAAGTTTAAAACCAGTAGATTATAAAAATGGTAAATTTTATGTTAATGCTTTTATGTCTTCACATGGAATAGTGAGAAACTTTAATTCTGTTTATGATGTTAAAAAGGTAAATGATTTAAAACCAGAAATTAAATTTTTATTTGATAAATACAAAAGATAG
- a CDS encoding inorganic diphosphatase, with protein sequence MENNVIKMIVEIPKGSSNKYEYDINTNEISLDRVLYGANFYPGEYGFVPETLDWDGDPLDVISLVTYPTLPGVGVNVRILGSIKMIDAGEIDTKLFGVFADDRRFDSYKNLEDVPQHLKDEIENFFLQYKALQKKEVKINGWGSAQEAMHELKECKERFIEYKDRYSKPGGKDEIMAEWKEKGLGQG encoded by the coding sequence ATGGAAAATAATGTAATTAAAATGATAGTTGAAATACCAAAAGGTAGTTCAAATAAATACGAATATGATATCAATACTAATGAAATTAGTTTAGATAGAGTCTTATATGGAGCAAATTTTTATCCTGGAGAATATGGTTTTGTACCTGAAACTCTTGACTGAGATGGAGACCCATTAGATGTTATAAGTCTTGTAACATACCCTACACTTCCTGGTGTTGGAGTTAATGTTAGAATCTTAGGATCAATTAAAATGATAGATGCTGGAGAAATAGATACAAAATTATTTGGAGTATTTGCAGACGATAGAAGATTTGATTCATACAAAAATTTAGAAGATGTACCTCAACATTTAAAAGATGAAATTGAAAACTTCTTTTTACAATATAAAGCTTTACAAAAAAAAGAAGTTAAAATAAACGGTTGAGGTTCTGCACAAGAAGCAATGCATGAACTAAAAGAATGTAAGGAAAGATTCATTGAATATAAAGATAGATATTCAAAACCTGGTGGTAAAGATGAAATAATGGCCGAATGAAAAGAAAAAGGATTAGGTCAAGGATAA